The Xyrauchen texanus isolate HMW12.3.18 chromosome 19, RBS_HiC_50CHRs, whole genome shotgun sequence genome segment gaaaagaaaaagttaatTTTCAGCACCAAGGACAGAGAACTCTACAAAGACAGACAACCAGTTTACCTGATGTGCATAAAACTGTGCACAAGGTTAAATAAAACAGCTGCAAAATGAATTTATTTCCTCAAACTTCACATTCTATAGCATTTTAATGCAACGCATAATCAAAAGGTAAATACTCTAACAATGATGATATCAAGAAGAAAAGCTCTGAACCAAAGGGAAAAAACTTAAATTTATTTTGActaatttatttatgaaaaatgtcTTACCTTGTCTTTACTAGGAAGTGTTTGTGTTCTAGTAAAAGTGTCTCCTCCATTAATACTGATCAGTTCTGCATCAGCAGGCGGAAATGACGCAGGGAAAACCACTACGTCACTCTTCAGTGTGTCCGAGCTAAAACACACGTCATACTGCTGAGTAGATTTGGAGTAAGACCAGCTCCCGTCAGGGTGTGTGGTGATCATTGGGGCGCTGTACCTGCCCAAACTGCCGTCTGTCCTGTGACATTTGACAGCTATCAAACTGATGAGACTCAGTAAAAAGAtgacggacacacacacaatggcgaTCAGCAAATACAGATTTAAATCCGAGAAACTCTCCTCCTTTATCGGCACATGTCTGAACTGAGTCTTGACGTCACCTGTGCTTTCAACAACCACAACATCAACAGACACAGTCGCGGACAGTGAGGGCTCTCCGTTATCCCCAACCGAAATGACCAACGGGTGAGTTTTCAGGTCATTGTCACTCATTCTCCTCTTAGTCCTGATCTCCCCGCTGCTGGTTCCGATTCGGAACAGATTGTTTCCTTTGGGTTCAGAGATGTGGTAAGACAGCAGCGCATTGTAACCAGAGTCTGCATCTACAGCCCTGATCTTGGCCACAAAGTAGCCCGCCTCAGCAGAATAGGGAATGTTCTCGGTGTTCACGGAACCGAGCTCGGAATAGGGCGCGAGAATCGCGGGACTGTTGTCATTCTCATCCAggataaacacatttacagtcaCGTTACTGCTCAGAGGAGGAACACCGGAGTCTGTGGCCTGAACTTTAAACTGAAACGTTTTGATCTCCTCATAGTTAAAAGACTGTAAACTGTGTAGATCTCCATTGTCAGAGTTGATGTTGATCATGGATGTTACCGGGCCGCTTTTAGTGTTTTCCACTAATGAATATGTTATTCGGGCATTATCAGCTACATCAGGATCAGAAGCAGATACTGTATGAATAACAGCTCCAACCTGACTGTTCTCTTTCACATAAACATTAATGACGGGCTCTGGAAAGCGCGGCGCGTTGTCATTCACATCAGAAACGTGTACAGTAATGACACTGGTACTAGAGAGAGGAGGAGTCCCTTCATCAGTAGCTGTGATAGTCACGTGATACTCAGACGTGCTCTCTCTGTCTAACGGGCCGTCTACAACGagggaatatttatttttataggtaTTCTGTATGCGAAATGGTGCAAAATCGCGTATTTTAAGAACAACGGCACCGTTTTTACCTGCGTCTTCGTCTTTAATAGTTATTAATCCCACCATTGTACCAGCAATAGAGTCTTCTCGTACTGTTTCAGCGAGAGATGTCACTGATATTTCAGGTACGTTGTCGTTAATATCAATAATTTCAACTAAAACTTTACAATGAGCCGCCCTTGGTTTCGGGCCTTTATCTTTGGCCTGGACACGGATTTCTACGGCATTGCTTGTCTCGTAATCAATGTTCCTTTTGCCGAGATTAAGCCACTGACAGAATCAATGCTAAAAGTATTCTCTATATTGCCATCATAATGGTTTATAAAAGAATAAACAATTTCTCCGTTCAAGCCTTCGTCGGCATCACTTGCGTGAATGGTGATAACAGACGTACCGGGTGGTGCATTTTCCGTTATACGTGCCTTGTAAAGAGATTTACTAAATACGGGGATGTTATCATTCACATCctcaacattaataataatttgtgatGTTCCGGATTTAGGAGGTTTTCCTCCGTCAATAGCGGTCAGTGTGAGCTGGATCACAGACTGTTTCTCTCTGTCTAAAGCTTTCTGCAGCACTAACTCAGCTGATACTGTCTGTTCTCCTCCGCTTTGTACATCCAGAGAGAAATGTTCATTCGGACTCAGTTTGTAGCTCTTCACCGAGTTACTGCCGACATCCGCATCAAAGGCGATTGGTAAAGTAAATCTTTCACCCGGGAAAGCTGACTCGACAATATTTAGCTGCGTCTTTGGTAACTTAAAACCAGGTATGTTATCATTGATGTCCAAAACATTCACTTCCAATCGATACATGTTTAAGGGGGAGTTAACAATAGCCTCTAATTCCAAAGAGCATTTGCTGCTCCTTCCGCATAGCTGTTCCCGGTCAATTCTTTCTCTGACGAAAAGAACACCACCTTTCACATTGACATCGAAATACCTCTTATTTGGTCCTGAAACGATCTGAAATCCACGAAGCTCTAATTCTTGAACATTTAGGTTCAAATCCTTCGCTATATTCCCCACCGCGGTTCCAGGATCAGCTTCCTCCGATACAGAATACACAATCTGCCCTTCAGCATTAATCCAAATGCAGAACGGTAAGAGAAAATACACCCACGACTTCAACCCTTGATTTGACATTCTTCTTATTTCACAATAAATCCGTTTGATCCATTCGGTGATATACAACGGCACGACGTCGTAATTCCTCACAGCTCTTGCACGAACGGAGACGGTAATGTGGCTTCTCGCGAACAAAAGCGACACGTGATGAAGTGAACCCTCCCTTAATCAAAGAGCTATACATAGCCGAGGTCAAATAAGAGATCGGTCTCTGACGACACCGTGCGGACGATTCAAGGAGAGAATAAACTAGCTGTGAAAAGTGACCCAGTGCAGTTAGAATTGCCAGTTATTTACgtttaaaaggattttttttactcacactgttgaaaatgcaaacaaataaagAGTTACAACCAACTTACAAAGCGAatttgtatatgtacagtatattgcttAATGATTGTATGTTTTGCCATGATtcataaactaaaaataaatacaaaaacacagtAGAACTGAAGTTtccttgcattaaaaaaaagtgtCCATTAAAAGTGCCCAAACGTATATTTGGCCAATAACGTGTAGCCAACCCCTAAACTGTTCATTTCTGAATCAGCACGAAATATTAGAACTGGTGGTATCAGTGTTTCTGACATTTTTAGGTACGAATGTGATCGTAAAAGGCAATTTATTAACCAATGACTGATGTAGATTCTTAAGAGACTTTGGTGTAATGGACATATATAGTGCCATGGAATAATGACGTAATTAAAATCTTATTTGTGCACTCTATAATTGCTATTGTAACCTGTCCTGCTTCACCTGCAGCTACCAACCGGCTGGCTGCAGTTCCACTATCATTTACAAAAAAGCAACAAGAGGACGCAGAACACTTTTGTTAGGAGTGAGTTTAAACAGCCCATAACACAATCgctcattaaaaataaaacactgcaaTTAAAAACACACTAAGCATTATtactacaaaaaagaaaatcaagcaAGAACGTGTACAATGCACGAGCCACAGGTCAatgattatgatgtcatcaatttCAGCACCAAGGACAGCGCAAATAATTAAACTAAAACACCTCGACACAGGCCAGATAAAAACTACTAGCTCTTAATCTTTTCTTCAGTGTTAAATGCAAACAATACAGCCAACAGATTTCCCAGTGAATGTTGATCATTTaacaaattatttcaaatgtcttaCCTTGTCTTTACTAGGAAGTGTTTGTGTTCTGGTAAAAGTGTCTCCTCCATTAATACTGATCAGTTCTGCATCTGCAGGCGGAAATGACGCAGGGAAAACAACTACGTCACTCTTCAGTGTGTCCGAGCTAAAACACACGTCATACTGCTGAGTAGATTTGGAGTAAGACCAGCTCCCGTCAGGGTGTGTGGTGATCATTGGGGCGCTGTACCTGCCCAAACTGCCGTCTGTCCTGTGACATTTGACAGCTATCAAACTGATGAGACTCAGTAAAagatgacgcacacacacacaatggcgaTCAGCAAATACAGATTTAAATCCGAGAAACTCTCCTCCTTTATCGGCACATGTCTGAACTGAGTCTTGACGTCACCTGTGCTTTCAACAACCACAACATCAACAGACACAGTCGCGGACAGTGAGGGCTCTCCGTTATCCCCAACCGAAATGACCAACGGGTGAGTTTTCAGGTCATTGTCACTCATTCTCCTCTTAGTCCTGATCTCCCCGCTGCTGGTTCCGATTCGGAACAGATTGTTTCCTTTGGGTTCAGAGATGTGGTAAGACAGCAGCGCATTGTAACCAGAGTCTGCATCTACAGCCCTGATCTTGGCCACAAAGTAGCCCGCCTCAGCAGAATAGGGAATGTTCTCGGTGTTCACGGAACCGAGCTCGGAATAGGGCGCGAGAATCGCGGGACTGTTGTCATTCTCATCCAggataaacacatttacagtcaCGTTACTGCTCAGAGGAGGAACACCAGAGTCTGTGGCCTGAACTTTAAACTGAAACGTTTTGATCTCCTCATAGTTAAAAGACTGTAAACTGTGTAGATCTCCATTGTCAGAGTTGATGTTGATCATGGATGTTACCGGGCCGCTTTTAGAGTTTTCCACTAATGAATATGTTATTCGGGCATTATCAGCTACATCAGGATCAGAAGCAGATACTGTATGAATAACAGCTCCAACCTGACTGTTCTCTTTCACATAAACATTAATGACGGGCTCTGGAAAGCGCGGCGCGTTGTCATTCACATCAGAAACGTGTACAGTAATGACACTGGTACTAGAGAGAGGAGGAGTCCCTTCATCAGTAGCTGTGATAGTCACGTGATACTCAGACGCGCTCTCTCTGTCCAGAGGACCATTAACAACTAAAGTATAATAATTCTTGTACGAGTTTTGAACTTTAAAAGGGACAGAGCCCTGGATTTTTAAAATAACTTGCCCGTTTTTACCAGCATCATTATCAGATACAGTTATCATTCCAACCATGGTGTCAATCGGAGCATCTTCCTTAACTGTGTTCAGTAATGACGTCACATAGATTTTTGGAGCATTGTCGTTAACGTCAACAATTTCCAAAAGTACTTTACAAATGGCGGCTCTTGGTTTATGCCCTTTATCTTTTGCCTGCACGCGGAGCTCAACGGCATTTTTTCTTTCATAATCTACATCGCCTTTCACCGTAATCTCGCCGGTTTCTGAATGTATTGAGAATGCATCGACGGTTTTATCATTGTTATGGTTAACCATAGCATAAACAATTTGTCCATTTAAACCCTCATCTGAGTCGCTGGCCTGAACTGTAATAACGGAGGTACCGGCTGGTGCGTTTTCATTAACGCGAGCCTTATACAATGATTTACTAAAAACTGGTATATTATCATTTACATCCTCAACATTTACGATTATTTGCATTGTTCCTGATCTTGGAGGTTTTCCTCCGTCAATAGCGGTCAGTGTGAGCTGGATCACAGGCTGTTTCTCTCTGTCTAAAGCTTTCTGCAGCACTAACTCAGCTGATACTGTCTGTTCTCCTCCGCTTTGTACATCCAGAGAAAAATTTTCATTTGGGCTCAGCTTGTAGCTCTTTACCGAATTACTGCCGACATCCGCATCAAACGCACTGGGTAGATCGAACCGCTCCCCTGGCAAAGCTAATTCCGTAATATTCAGTCTTATCGTGGAGACAATAAACACTGGTGCATTATCATTAATATCTAGTACGTTTACCTCAAATCTATACATGTGCAAAGGCGAGTTAACAATTGCTTCAAGAGGTAAAGAACACTTCTCATTCTGTTCACAAAGCCCCTCTCGGTCGATTCTCTCCTTAATGTGAAGAACTCCAGTCTTTAAATTTAAATCGAAATACCTCTTGTTGGTCTCCGACACAATTTGAAATCCACGTCTTTCAATATCTTGTAGATTTAAGTTGAAATCCTTTGCTAAATTTCCAACCACCACgcctgggtttgcctcctccgaAATGGAATACATAATCTGCCCATCCGAGAAAATCCAGAAGCaaagaaatgcattaaaaaatatcCACGACTTCAACATTTGACCGTCTGTTAAAGCCATTTCGTCAAATAACTTACGTGCGAGTAAAATTACCAAAAACCGTGCGCATGTCTGTAAAATACGTCTTCTCCTGAACAACTAGATCACCGTGTCCGAGGACAATGGCGGACTCCCTAACAAAGCCCTCGCGCAGCAGCAAAGGAGGAGCTTTGCTTTGTCATTAACAAGCACAAAACAGTCCGATAGTGACATCGCGCGGACAAAATAGAGTATCACCTTAGCGAAAGCAAAAATATACAATTCTCTATTTTGAATCATCATTATAGAATATGTTctttattaatgaaaaaaataaataaaaatggaaaccaaagttGAAACCAATGACAGCAATACTATTATTAAACAACCAGAATGAAATGGTCAGACATTATTAAGTGCTGAAAAACGTTTAAAATGCATATCAAATAAAACACCAATATATTCATAAAGATACACGACATCTTTATTTATAGGTGGAGAGAGCAATTTCTGgttttcagcaccatggacagggAGTAAAGTCAAATAAACGGCTATGACAAAAAGCTTTAAGTAGATGAAACGTTTGTAAAATGCATGACAAAAACTTTGCACTGTTATTTTCTTACCTTCTCTTTACTAGGAAGTGTTTGTGTTCTAGTAAAAGTGTCTCCTCCATTAATACTGATCAGTTCTGCATCCGCAGGCGGACATGACGCAGGGAAAACCACTACGTCACTCTTCAGTGTGTCCGAGCTAAAACACACGTCATACTGCTGAGTAGATTTGGAGTAAGACCAGCTCCCGTCAGGGTGTGTGGTGATCATTGGGGCGCTGTACCTGCCCAAACTGCCGTCTGTCCTGTGACATTTGACAGCTATCAAACTGATGAGACTCAGTAAAAAGAtgacggacacacacacaatggcgaTCAGCAAATACAGATTTAAATCCGAGAAACTCTCCTCCTTTATCGGCACATGTCTGAACTGAGTCTTGACGTCACCTGTGCTTTCAACAACCACAACATCAACAGACACAGTCGCGGACAGTGAGGGCTCTCCGTTATCCCCAACCGAAATGACCAACGGGTGAGTTTTCAGGTCATTGTCACTCATTCTCCTCTTAGTCCTGATCTCCCCGCTGCTGGTTCCGATTCGGAACAGATTGTTTCCTTTGGGTTCAGAGATGTGGTAAGACAGCAGCGCATTGTAACCAGAGTCTGCATCTACAGCCCTGATCTTGGCCACAAAGTAGCCCGCCTCAGCAGAATAGGGAATGTTCTCGGTGTTCACGGAACCGAGCTCGGAATAGGGCGCGAGAATCGCGGGACTGTTGTCATTCTCATCCAggataaacacatttacagtcaCGTTACTGCTCAGAGGAGGAACACCAGAGTCTGTGGCCTGAACTTTAAACTGAAACGTTTTGATCTCCTCATAGTTAAAAGACTGTAAACTGTGTAGATCTCCATTGTCAGAGTTGATGTTGATCATGGATGTTACCGGGCCGCTTTTAGTGTTTTCCACTAATGAATATGTTATTCGGGCATTATCAGCTACATCAGGATCAGAAGCAGATACTGTATGAATAACAGCTCCAACCTGACTGTTCTCTTTCACATAAACATTAATGACGGGCTCTGGAAAGCGCGGCGCGTTGTCATTCACATCAGAAACGTGTACAGTAATGACACTGGTACTAGAGAGAGGAGGAGTCCCTTCATCAGTAGCTGTGATAGTCACGTGATACTCAGACGTGCTCTCTCTGTCCAGAGGTCCATTCACTGTTAACGAATATCTGTTTTTATACGTGTTTTGTAGCGCAAAGGGAACAGCCCCAAATATCCTGAGTTTTGCAGCACCATTTTTATCCGCGTCACTGTCTTTAACATTAATCAGCCCAATCATGGTGCCTTCAGGAGAATCCTCTTTTACAACATTAACAAGGGAAGTTACTGTTATTTCAGGTACGTTGTCATTAACGTCAAGTATTTCAACAAGCACTTTACAAAAAGCAGCTCTTGGATTCTGACCTTTGTCTCGCGCTTGAACTCGTATTTCAACTGCGCTATTTGTCTCGTGATCCAGCACACCGTTCACCGTGATTTCACCAGTAACTGCATTGATTGCGAATGCGTCTAAGTTATTATTACCGTCATTATTTACGAAAGAGTAAACAACTTCACCGTTCAAACCCTCGTCTGAATCCTTTGCATCTACAGCAACAACAGCAGTCCCGAGCTTTGCATTCTCCTGAACACGAGCCTTGTAAAGGGGTTTACTAAATACAGGCGCATTGTCATTGGCATCTATGATATTTATTAAAATCGCCACTGTTCCTGATCTTGGAGGTTTTCCTCCGTCTACAGCGGTCAGTGTGAGCTGGATCACAGGCTGTTTCTCTCTGTCTAAAGCTTTTTGCAGCACTAGTTCAGCAGATACACTTTGCTCTCCTCCGCTCTGTATATCTATAGAGAAATGCTCATTCGGGCTGAGCTTGTAGCTCTTTACCGAATTACTGCCGACATCCGCATCAAGCGCACTCGATAACGGGAATCTCTCCCCTGGAAGTGCCAATtctgaaatattaatatatatgttttCAGAAGCAAACGCAGGTGCATTATCGTTTATATCTAGGCCTAATATGTTTACCTCAAACCGATACATGTTTAGCGGAGAATTTACAATGGCCTCCAGTTCCAGCACACATTTTGAGCTTCGTCCGCATAGCTCTTCTCTGTCTATTCTCTCTTTAATATGGACTGTTCCAGTCTTTCGATTAAGGTCGAAATACCTCTTATTCTGACCTGAAACGATCTGAAAACCCCGAAGCTCCAGGTCCTCTAAATTCAGGCTGAAATCCTTTGCTAAATTCCCGACAGTTGTTCCCGGTTTTGCCTCCTCCGACACGGAATACATAATCTGCCCATCCGAGAAATTGCAAATGCAAAATAATGCAATGGTAAAGATCCACGTCTTAATCCGTTGCTGCAGCATTGTATCTATATTCCAACACCATAGCCGTTTGAAAACAAAAACGATTATTTTCACACGCATGCAGAAAACAGGAAATCTCTGGCAAAGGAATACTGAAGACTGTGGCGTAATGAGAACAAAGCGCTCTGCGAGAACCAAACCCCTCCCCAAAACAGGGAGGAGCTTTGCAAAGATAAGCAACACAGTGGAATGTGTAGATTGATAGTGACATCTTCCGGATACAGAGCAAACAAATTATGATGTTCATAAATCTGAATACTGTTATATATCTGTGCCATAAAGATGATTTTGATGTCGATTTTCTGAGACATGTTATGAGGTTGAGTCTTAAGGAAAGTGGACGTCATTATGGGAATGTATAACCATTCCCAAAGAAGGCACATTGACGCTGTTATTATGATCCTATATTTAGGATTAAAACTTATGAATGATTTAGAATCTAGGCTGGTTGAAAGAGAAAATATACAAAAGTTATGATAGTTATGTAACatgcaaactaaacaaaaaaccaTAATAAAGCAAACCTTACCTCAAAAACAAAAAGACTATGCATCGAATAAAGTCATGTAAATGGAAATATTCAAACTGCGTTTCATTACAGGGCATACACACTCACCCTTTTAAAAAACACAGTTAGGAAAGTGTAAAAcgagtaataataatacaaatatatatttttcgcAGCAAAACAGTATGaatatataggatattttaaTTGAATATGAGGTCGCAAAGGAGAGTAACTCTGTTTTAAATGAACAGAACACGCAGTCTTTAATTCCATAATTGCATTTATGCTATGCAATTGCAAGTATTTAGTTAAAAGCTAAGTTCTTACCTTGTCTTTACTAGGAAGTGTTTGTGTTCTGGTAAAAGTGTCTCCTCCATTAATACTGATCAGTTCTGCATCAGCAGGCGGAAATGACGCAGGGAAAACCACTACGTCACTCTTCAGTGTGTCCGAGCTAAAACACACGTCATACTGCTGAGTAGATTTGGAGTAAGACCAGCTCCCGTCAGGGTGTGTGGTGATCATTGGGGCGCTGTACCTGCCCAAACTGCCGTCTGTCCTGTGACATTTGACAGCTATCAAACTGATGAGACTCAGTAAAAAGAtgacggacacacacacaatggcgaTCAGCAAATACAGATTTAAATCCGAGAAACTCTCCTCCTTTATCGGCACATGTCTGAACTGAGTCTTGACGTCACCTGTGCTTTCAACAACCACAACATCAACAGACACAGTCGCGGACAGTGAGGGCTCTCCGTTATCACCAACCGAAATGACCAACGGGTGAGTTTTCAGGTCATTGTCACTCATTCTCCTCTTTGTCCTGATCTCCCCGCTGCTGGTTCCGATTCGGAACAGATTGTTTCCTTTGGGTTCAGAGATGTGGTAAGACAGCAGCGCATTGTAACCAGAGTCTGCATCTACAGCCCTGATCTTGGCCACAAAGTAGCCCGCCTCAGCAGAATAGGGAATGTTCTCGGTGTTCACGGAACCGAGCTCGGAATAGGGCGCGAGAATCGCGGGACTGTTGTCATTCTCATCCAggataaacacatttacagtcaCGTTACTGCTCAGAGGAGGAACACCAGAGTCTGTGGCCTGAACTTTAAACTGAAACGTTTTGATCTCCTCATAGTTAAAAGACTGTAAACTGTGTAGATCTCCATTGTCAGAGTTGATGTTGATCATGGATGTTACCGGGCCGCTTTTAGTGTTTTCCACTAATGAATATGTTATTCGGGCATTATCAGCTACATCAGGATCAGAAGCAGATACTGTATGAATAACAGCTCCAACCTGACTGTTCTCTTTCACATAAACATTAATGGCGGGCTCTGGAAAGCGCGGCGCGTTGTCATTCACATCAGAAACGTGTACAGTAATGACACTGGTACTAGAGAGAGGAGGAGTCCCTTCATCAGTAGCTGTGATAGTCACGTGATACTCAGACGCGCTCTCTCTGTCCAGAGGTCCATTCACTGTTAACGAATATCTGTTTTTATACGTGTTTTGTAGCGCAAATGGAACAGCCCCAAATATCCTGAGTTTTGCAGCACCATTTTTATCCGCGTCACTGTCTTTAACATTAATCAGCCCAATCATGGTGCCTTCAGGAGAATCTTCATTTACAACATTAACAAGGGAAGTCACTGATATTTCAGGTACGTT includes the following:
- the LOC127659582 gene encoding protocadherin alpha-8-like isoform X2, encoding MLQQRIKTWIFTIALFCICNFSDGQIMYSVSEEAKPGTTVGNLAKDFSLNLEDLELRGFQIVSGQNKRYFDLNRKTGTVHIKERIDREELCGRSSKCVLELEAIVNSPLNMYRFEVNILGLDINDNAPAFASENIYINISELALPGERFPLSSALDADVGSNSVKSYKLSPNEHFSIDIQSGGEQSVSAELVLQKALDREKQPVIQLTLTAVDGGKPPRSGTVAILINIIDANDNAPVFSKPLYKARVQENAKLGTAVVAVDAKDSDEGLNGEVVYSFVNNDGNNNLDAFAINAVTGEITVNGVLDHETNSAVEIRVQARDKGQNPRAAFCKVLVEILDVNDNVPEITVTSLVNVVKEDSPEGTMIGLINVKDSDADKNGAAKLRIFGAVPFALQNTYKNRYSLTVNGPLDRESTSEYHVTITATDEGTPPLSSTSVITVHVSDVNDNAPRFPEPVINVYVKENSQVGAVIHTVSASDPDVADNARITYSLVENTKSGPVTSMININSDNGDLHSLQSFNYEEIKTFQFKVQATDSGVPPLSSNVTVNVFILDENDNSPAILAPYSELGSVNTENIPYSAEAGYFVAKIRAVDADSGYNALLSYHISEPKGNNLFRIGTSSGEIRTKRRMSDNDLKTHPLVISVGDNGEPSLSATVSVDVVVVESTGDVKTQFRHVPIKEESFSDLNLYLLIAIVCVSVIFLLSLISLIAVKCHRTDGSLGRYSAPMITTHPDGSWSYSKSTQQYDVCFSSDTLKSDVVVFPASCPPADAELISINGGDTFTRTQTLPSKEKAKAPNTDWRYSASLRAGMQSSVHMEESSVMQGAQGVLVQNWPTVSSAADNEGGEVSPPVGAGVDSNSWHFRYGPGPGGPPPHLKPGEVPPEAFIIPGSPAIISFRQGQDGDDKSDFISFGKKEEKKKKKKKKEKKDKRDKGKDDDD